In Lentibacillus amyloliquefaciens, one DNA window encodes the following:
- the trxA gene encoding thioredoxin, translating to MAIEHVTDQNFGQETADGLVLADFWAPWCGPCKMIAPVLEEIDGEMEDKVQIVKLDVDENQETAGKYGVMSIPTLLLFKDGKVVDQVVGFQPKEALVELINKHAS from the coding sequence ATGGCAATTGAACATGTTACGGATCAAAATTTCGGTCAGGAAACAGCTGATGGTTTAGTGTTGGCTGATTTCTGGGCACCATGGTGCGGACCTTGCAAAATGATTGCTCCCGTACTGGAAGAAATAGATGGTGAAATGGAAGATAAAGTACAAATTGTTAAACTTGATGTCGATGAAAATCAAGAGACAGCAGGAAAATATGGTGTTATGAGCATACCGACACTTCTGCTTTTCAAAGATGGTAAAGTCGTTGATCAAGTTGTTGGTTTTCAGCCGAAAGAAGCATTAGTTGAGTTAATCAATAAACATGCCTCTTAA
- a CDS encoding electron transfer flavoprotein subunit alpha/FixB family protein — MKLLVIGEARDGELRNVTFEAVAAAKRIDSDAEIVGVLCGSNDLSEAGQEVIYHGADRVVTVTHDNLKAYTSEGYSQAVMAVIEDESPDGIVMGHTAIGKDLTPKLAAKLETGLISDTTDIENDGDKAVFIRPIYSGKAFEKKVITSGLTFVTIRPNNIPALERDDSLSGEVTAKEVDIKDIKTVIKDVIRKASEGVDLSEANVIIAGGRGVKSAEGFEPLHELADVLGGAVGASRGACDAEYCDYSLQIGQTGKVVTPDLYIAVGISGAIQHLAGMSNSKVIVAINKDPEANIFNVADYGIVGDVFEVIPKLTDELKQTV, encoded by the coding sequence ATGAAACTACTTGTTATAGGGGAAGCAAGAGATGGTGAATTGCGCAATGTTACGTTTGAAGCAGTTGCAGCTGCCAAAAGAATAGATTCTGATGCGGAGATTGTCGGTGTCCTGTGCGGCAGTAATGACCTGAGTGAAGCAGGACAGGAAGTCATCTATCATGGCGCAGATCGTGTCGTAACGGTAACGCATGATAATCTAAAAGCTTATACTTCTGAAGGTTATTCCCAAGCGGTTATGGCAGTTATTGAGGATGAATCACCGGATGGAATTGTTATGGGTCATACGGCAATCGGCAAAGATTTAACACCGAAACTTGCTGCAAAACTTGAAACCGGTTTAATTTCAGATACCACTGATATTGAAAATGACGGTGATAAAGCTGTGTTTATCCGACCGATCTATTCCGGAAAGGCGTTTGAGAAAAAGGTGATTACCAGCGGATTAACATTCGTAACGATCCGTCCGAATAACATCCCGGCGTTGGAACGTGATGATTCACTGTCCGGTGAAGTGACAGCTAAGGAAGTTGATATAAAAGATATTAAAACAGTTATCAAAGATGTGATCCGGAAAGCATCAGAAGGCGTTGACTTATCCGAGGCGAACGTCATTATCGCCGGCGGACGCGGTGTGAAAAGCGCAGAAGGCTTTGAACCGTTGCATGAACTTGCCGATGTCCTGGGAGGTGCAGTCGGGGCTTCACGCGGTGCATGTGATGCAGAGTATTGTGACTACTCCCTGCAGATTGGTCAGACCGGGAAAGTCGTAACACCGGATCTGTATATCGCTGTCGGGATTTCCGGAGCGATCCAACATTTAGCCGGTATGTCAAACTCGAAAGTCATTGTTGCTATTAACAAGGATCCGGAAGCTAACATCTTCAATGTCGCGGACTATGGTATTGTTGGGGATGTTTTTGAGGTCATTCCAAAATTGACGGATGAATTGAAACAGACAGTCTAA
- a CDS encoding electron transfer flavoprotein subunit beta/FixA family protein produces MNIYVLLKRTFDTEEKIIVSDGRIEDESAEYIINPYDEYAVEEAIKQRDEHGGEVTIVTVGDEEAEKQLRTGLAMGADKAVLINTEDDLEHGDQYSTAKILQAYFEDKEADLILGGNVAIDEASGQVGPRLAEALDINYVTTITALEIDGETANIDKDVEGDVEKIETSLPVLATCQQGLNEPRYPSLPGIMKAKKKPLEELELDDLDLDEDDVEAKTETVEIFLPPEKEAGRVLEGEIDDQVKELITLLKDDAKVL; encoded by the coding sequence ATGAACATATACGTATTGCTGAAAAGAACATTCGATACTGAAGAGAAAATCATTGTATCTGATGGGCGAATTGAAGATGAAAGTGCTGAATACATCATTAACCCATATGATGAATATGCCGTAGAAGAAGCGATTAAACAACGGGATGAACACGGCGGTGAAGTAACCATTGTAACGGTCGGTGATGAAGAAGCTGAAAAGCAGCTGCGAACCGGACTTGCAATGGGAGCAGATAAAGCTGTTTTAATCAACACTGAAGATGATTTGGAACACGGCGATCAGTATTCGACAGCCAAGATTTTGCAAGCTTATTTTGAAGATAAAGAAGCTGATCTCATTCTGGGCGGCAACGTCGCAATCGATGAAGCAAGCGGACAAGTCGGACCAAGACTTGCAGAAGCTTTGGACATCAATTATGTGACAACGATAACTGCTCTTGAGATTGATGGTGAAACAGCTAATATTGATAAAGACGTTGAAGGCGATGTCGAAAAAATCGAAACGAGTCTTCCGGTGCTTGCAACGTGTCAGCAAGGCCTGAATGAACCAAGATATCCATCACTGCCGGGGATTATGAAAGCAAAGAAAAAACCGCTGGAAGAACTGGAATTGGATGATCTGGATCTTGATGAAGATGATGTTGAAGCAAAAACAGAAACGGTTGAAATATTCCTGCCTCCTGAAAAAGAAGCAGGACGTGTTCTGGAAGGCGAGATTGATGATCAGGTGAAAGAATTGATCACCCTGCTTAAAGATGACGCAAAAGTACTTTAA
- a CDS encoding enoyl-CoA hydratase → MGTLDYEVKDHVAVLTIQSPPANALSTALLNDLAENLDKVENDNNVKAVVLNGEGKFFSAGADIKEFTSLQEASDFKALAERGQKLFDRIEHFPIPVIAAIHGAALGGGLELAMACHMRVVTENAKLGLPEATLGIIPGFAGTQRLPHFVGTAKAYEMILTGQPISGEEAEKAGLANQVVQEGDAFDTAFKLAGAIASKSKLTINAVMDLVPYAKADQFAKGVEKEGEKFSGIFGSEDAKEGIQAFIDKRKPNFRDQ, encoded by the coding sequence TTGGGAACGCTGGATTACGAAGTGAAAGATCATGTTGCTGTGCTTACGATTCAAAGTCCGCCGGCAAATGCCCTATCAACAGCTTTATTGAATGATCTGGCTGAGAACTTGGACAAAGTTGAAAACGATAACAATGTGAAAGCTGTTGTTCTAAATGGTGAAGGAAAATTCTTTTCAGCCGGGGCGGATATCAAGGAATTTACATCCCTGCAAGAGGCGTCAGACTTCAAAGCACTGGCTGAAAGAGGACAGAAACTATTTGACCGCATTGAACACTTCCCAATACCTGTTATTGCGGCTATTCATGGTGCTGCCCTTGGTGGCGGACTTGAACTTGCAATGGCATGCCATATGCGTGTGGTTACAGAAAATGCAAAACTTGGCCTTCCGGAAGCAACGCTGGGAATTATCCCCGGGTTTGCCGGAACACAGCGTCTGCCGCATTTCGTCGGTACGGCAAAAGCGTATGAGATGATTTTGACAGGGCAGCCGATCAGCGGGGAAGAGGCTGAAAAAGCCGGACTGGCAAATCAGGTTGTGCAAGAAGGGGATGCTTTTGACACGGCGTTTAAACTTGCCGGGGCAATCGCTTCAAAAAGTAAGTTGACGATTAATGCGGTGATGGATTTGGTTCCATATGCTAAAGCAGATCAATTTGCTAAAGGCGTTGAGAAAGAAGGAGAAAAATTTTCCGGTATTTTTGGTTCAGAAGATGCCAAAGAAGGTATACAGGCGTTTATAGACAAACGCAAACCGAATTTCCGGGATCAATAG
- a CDS encoding TetR/AcrR family transcriptional regulator, producing the protein MKKNKPKYNQIIEAAVEVIAENGYHASQVSKIARKAGVADGTIYLYFRNKEDILVSVFEEKMGQFIEKIARGISEKNNADEKLLTLIEMHFRQLADDHHLAIVTQLELRQSNKDLRLKINHILKPYLAVIDDIIKEGTREKIFRDNMNVQLIRQMIFGTLDEIVTNWVMKEEKYDLLEQSSDVHEFIMSGLSAKK; encoded by the coding sequence ATGAAAAAAAACAAACCAAAGTACAACCAAATTATTGAGGCGGCCGTTGAGGTAATTGCAGAAAACGGCTATCATGCTTCACAAGTATCAAAAATCGCCAGAAAAGCCGGTGTGGCTGATGGGACGATTTATCTTTATTTCAGAAATAAAGAGGACATCCTGGTATCGGTCTTTGAAGAGAAAATGGGTCAATTCATTGAAAAAATTGCACGCGGTATCAGTGAAAAGAACAATGCTGACGAAAAATTATTGACATTAATCGAAATGCATTTTCGCCAGCTTGCTGACGATCATCACCTGGCAATTGTTACACAGCTGGAATTACGGCAATCCAATAAAGATCTCAGGTTAAAAATTAATCACATATTAAAACCCTATCTTGCCGTAATAGATGATATAATCAAAGAGGGGACCCGGGAAAAGATTTTTCGTGATAATATGAATGTTCAATTAATCAGACAAATGATTTTTGGAACGCTTGATGAAATCGTTACCAATTGGGTTATGAAAGAAGAAAAATATGATCTCCTCGAGCAATCTTCGGATGTACACGAATTTATTATGTCGGGCCTTTCCGCAAAAAAATAA